The Aspergillus oryzae RIB40 DNA, chromosome 5 genome segment GCATGTTCTTGTCTCAAGTGCTTAATGGTGAGACAGGCATTGGTTTTGGTGGCAATGATCCTAGGCAGGTTATCATGATGTCTGGCAGTCAAATTAAATTAATGCATTCCACGGCCGACAGTGTCGAGAGCCGGAAATATCTGCTTGAGAATATTGAGTATGTAGAATATTCCGGGGCACGGAGGAACGCTTGGTTACTACTAATAGAATGGAATATTACCCTGCAGAAATGTATGGGTGGAAATCACATTCTACATTTCAAGATCACCGCTGGAACCTTGCGATATCCTATCTAGCATCTAGAGCGGGTAAATAAAGAACTTATTCTCCAGATCAGTCAAATCCAGCATCGCAAGGTCAACCTTCCTTCGGACGATCTGcccattctcatccagctgTTCCACACAACCCTCCTCACGCTCACTGTCACTCAATTCCGCAATCCACTTTCTCCGTTCCTCGTTTCGACGCGCTAGAATAAACCAAATGATACATAAGATAGCAGGCGTCCCTGCCCAACTAATCACTATCATGGATACCCATGCACCGTAGTATCTGGGTGCAGCACTGGGTACCCAGATCTGCGGTGATACGAGGTTGCCGACGCTGTAGCCGAGCATGAACATCACGTTGCGTGTGAGCTTCTTGGTGTATCCAGCTGCAGAGGACGTCGTCCAGCCGAGTGCGATGATATAGGTGATACCGTACGTATGTCCCGCTAGAAGCATACAGGCTAAGAGCGCGAGTTTGTTGTCCCAGGGGATCGCCACCATGCCGATTCCGCCCGCGATAGCAGGGATACACCAGAAAAGTCCATGGATCGCTAGGTACTTTGGGAACCATTTTAGTACGAAGGTGGCAACGATACAAAGTACGACACCGAAGCCGCCTCCTGCCACAGCGACGAGCGTGGAACCAAGTTGGGAAACACCGAGAGAAGTTGTGAGAAGATTCTGTTGGCCATAGGTAAGATTATTTGAGTACATCAGAGTGAAAGCTTGTAGCGCGAAGAGCCAAGATACAGGGTCACGCAGAGTTTCAACGAACTGAGATCTCTTGAACCGCTTCTGTTCGATCGAGCTCTGGCTGGAGTCGTGCACTCGGCGAATAACGTGCACTTTTTCTTCCAAAGTCAGGAACCGAGCTTCGGCAGGATTGCTTGGGTAGCAGAACCAAACCcagatggagagaaagaaggtgaCTCCACCGGTGACGATCATAAAGAGCTTCCAAGGAAGAACTGCGCTATGGCTGTAGAGCAAACCGTATGCGATGAAACCTGCAACGATGGGAGCTCCTTGGCAAGTCACCCAGAGAATGGGCTGGAGGAAGGATTGTTCTTGACGGTTGAAGAACATGCCGATAGTCATTTCCATCGCGGGTACAATGACTGCCTCCACTGCACCGAGGGCAAGTCGGAGGACTACTAGACCGGCGAACTTGGTCGCCACGCAATGAAGGAAAATAACAGCTGCCCATAGAAAGACGATGACACTGACAAACTTTCCGAAGGGTAGACGTTGCATTAGATAGTGCCCGGGCCATTGTGCGGCAAGGTAGCCTCGAATAACTATCAGCAATTGCTCCAGTATAAGAGAGATAAGTATAATAGCTCATACCGATATAGAACACTGTATTCAAATCGTTGTACTGCTTTTTAGAAATGCCTGTCTCCTCGAAAAGCCCAAGAATCGCTGCGTAACCAAGCGTAGACTTGTCTATCTACAAGCCGATCATTAGAATTTATCCATGAAACAATTGCAGGTATACTCACAAACAGTACAATATTAATCGCAGAAAGCAGGACCATAATATTCAAATACAACTTCCGGCGcaactttttctccttctcaggACTTAGGGGCCCGAATTCATCCCCATGGTCTTCGATAATGCGTAATGTGACATCTGCGTAtttctcttcaacagttTTTGCTGCTCTTCGAGTCGtggttttctcttctcccttgTTGCTCATGGTTCTATGTGGCGTATGATCAAGTTTTGTTCAAGTGCTGTCAAAACGCCAAGCGGAGGCCTTTCCCATTGAAATGTATGACAAGTCATAATCCCTTGCGTACATGCCAACTTCATCCTGCGGCTTTTGTATGTAATTTCCTGAATGATCGTATTTCTTATCATTGATGGTGCAATCCCCATGGTGATTGTGCAATTTTATCTATACGACCGTTGACCCCACCATGGAATGGGAACTTGCAGATGACAGTGGAATGATTGTCGCTTTTCTCCTATAAAACTGTGTGATAATGTATGGTGTCATCGTTAATGGACATTGCATCTTAGGCGTTTATTCCTGCGTGTAGAGGCCTAGATCGTAGGATTCGTATCCTTGTAATTCGGAGGATTTGTTGAGGAAATAGTACGTGAGTACTAACAGGTTGATAAGTTCGTGTGGATAATATAAAGTGACCCGTGATCGGTCATGCAAAGTATAGATTTTCCGAACTGTATGAAAACTCAGAGTAGACAGCAATGGCTTAGAGAAGAGGCTTTAGGAGCTTAGTAtttttctcattcttttatgttattttatttttacttctATTTTTTCGTATCTTGTCCTTTAATTAAAGCCTCACGAACAGAATGGGTCAAAGGTTTCACCCAAAAAGTCCTAATCTAGCTGCAAGGAATATATGAGCATCGATGTACCGAGTTGAGACCCAGCTCAAGATACACTAagtcctttcttctttgtacAGAGATACCAGACTATGGTGCTACGTTAATCTATCAGCACCAAACAGTTGGTCATAAATGTCCACAGATTAAGTAGCGGCGATTCTTCTGGAAGTGTGGCTCAGCAGTGATCTGGATAACAGTTTGGCTGACTGTGGGGTTCGCTACCGGGAAGCCACGCAAGGAATCAACCATATCGATGAGAGGGTTGAGAAATTATCTCAGTCTACATGTCTCGGCTCACTTGAGGTAGCCCAATCGACGTCTTATTTATGAAACTTGGCTTTTATTAGCGCATGACTTGCAATTGAGCTGAACTAGTCGTAGCCAAGTTGGTCAGATAAGGGCGCGCATAGTTACTCAAAAGTTGCCAATTATCTAAAATTCCATTGTAGCCCTTTTAATGAAAACGAGCCCCCTTAGACCGAGTCTGGGTATAGTTCGAGTCGTAGGTATTTTGATACACACACTGTTGAAAGCTGGCTAATGTCATTTTGGACGTCACAACGCTTCAGTACCCTCGGTTGGTCAGAGACGACGTGAGTATCGACCCCGCAAGCGAAACAAACAAGGAGGGGCCATCGGCATCCGTAAGAAACTCAAATCCTAGTATTTTGGTGGTCGAAAATGGGTGTGTCGGCAAAAATCAGTTGAGCTAATTCCGGGTCCAAATGGTCTGGATGTTTGGGTCTTTGCTGCCTCCAGCCGACTAAGTGGGGAACAGAGCTATGAAGGAGATCGTGTGATAATGCACTGGGTCAGAGAAACGGACATACGTACTGCAAATTAATTTGTATGGCTTCACCAGGTGCCGAGATTAAGTTTGGAAATCTCGCATGAAAGGAAGGTTAAGTTCATGTTGACTGCAGGAAACCCAGAGAGGAAATGTGGAAAAGAGTCACTCCATTGAACCCTATTTTTGACTGCGCCACAGTCCCCAAATCACGCAAAAGTCAATCCACAGTTGTGGCTGGTCCCCTATCTTAGACTTACTTGGGGTcaattaattaaatctaaACTTGGGACCAGACCCCTGACCCGTGCCGAGAGAGACCAATCGCATGCCATCTCAGCCGTACTTTGCCACACCGTTCGATCGGCTGAGATGGGATCGTGCCCACTCCACATCTGCTCATTTGTGGACGGGCTCATAGCGTGATTTCGGCCTTCCTTCTGCCCCTCATGAGCTGAAAGTATGAACGGGATCTCTGGAAATCGCTGCCTGGATGAGGAAGCCCGGTAACGACTTGGAGCTGCCCCTCATGCGCCCTCCTTGAGCTATAAATAATGGCCATTACGGCTTTGTCTCTCCTCTGTTTGTTTTCATCTTGCCTTGATATTCCTTCTCTATACCTCAACATTGTTTCAATTgcattccatttctttctcttgttttaAATCTCTCAAAACAACTCATAAACAATGTCTTACAACAACCGCGACAATGACTTCGTATGTTCATTGCGCACACGTCTTCCAGTCATAAAGACGGACACTAACATCAGTTGCCTTGCAGGGCTCCAGCCAGTCTGGCGGTTATGGTGGAAATGATAGCTATGGCGTAAGTCTTACCCTATCTCATAGCTCACTCCCTACGCACTTGTTCTCAAACGTTGCTAATGCTTCATAGTCTCGCCAGGGCAATGACTCTTACGGAGTATGCTATCCCCCTGTTGACATCACAATCATGCCTCCTCAGCACTAATATTTCTCAGTCCTCCGGTGTAGGAAGTGACTCGTACGGTGTATGTCTACCCCTCTCCCCAATTGGTGCATTTCACGAAAACTGACCATCGCACGCTACAGTCCAAGAACGAcaactacggagtaagaTACGCAGCGCGGCCAGGTACCGACACCCCACTAACAGTCATATAGTCCTCAAGCCGCTCAGGAAACTCTGGCCTCGGCGGTTCTGATTCCTACAACTCATCCAGCCGTTCCGGAGGAAACGACTCCTATGGCTCCTCCGGTAACAACAACAGCTCCTATGGCTCGTCCGACCGGGACAACTACGGTTCTTCCAACGATTCTTACGGTTCCAGTAACCGCAAGGACAACGACTCCTACGGCTCGAGCCACAATACCAGCAGCTCCAAGCAGCACGGCAACGATTCCTACGGTTCGAAGAAGGACAGCTATGGTTCTTCCACCGATTCCTATGGATCGGGCTCGAAGAATGATAGCTACGGCTCTAGCCGTGATAATGACAATGACTCCTATGGCTCAAAGAAGGATAACTATGGCTCCTCTAGTGGCTCATATGGCTCCAAGAATGACAACAGCTACGGATCCTCTGGCGATTCCTATGGTTCTAAGAACGACAACAGCTACGGGTCTAAGAACGAGAGTAGCTATGGTTCCAAGAGCGATAGCTACGGTTCTAGCCGTCGTGACAACGACAACGACAACTCTTATAGCTCTAATAAGGATAGCTACGGCTCTTCTAATGACTCCTATGGCTCCAAGAACGACTCTTACGGATCTAAGAATGACAACAGCTACGGTTCTAAGAACGAGAGTAGCTATGGCTCCAATAATGACAGCTACGGTTCCAGCCGTCGTGACAACGACAACTCATATGGCTCCTCTGGCTCTCGCGGCTCCAACCGTGATAACGACAACAGCTACGGATCCTCCGGAGACTCCTACGGTTCCAAGAATGATAGCTATGGTTCTAGCCGTCGGGACAATGATAGCAGCTCTTACGGATCTTCTGGTAACAACTATGGCTCGAAGAATGATAACTATGGATCTTCAGGCTCTAACAACCGGAGTGACTCGTACGAGTCCAGTGGGCGCTCTGGATACGGTAACTCTGGTTACTAGGTGTTGCGGGACTGGGGTTTTCTAATATCATTATTAGTTGATCGATGTATTTAAATTATGCCTATAACATTATAACATAAGTTGAGACTCAAATTTCGAAGACTTTGTTTGATCATTCTGGTTACAGTAATTGGAGTCTCATGTGAATTTATAGACTCAATGCAGTGGGTGATGTAGGGTAAAAATATAAGCTTATGGGTATGTGATCGACTTTCAAGTCAGAGAGTCTACTGGACCTATTCGTAACATTTTGGGTATGTTCTGTCCAAGTCGTAGAAAGACTTTATGCTTCAAACATATAAAGAACAGCGAAGTCTCTGCAAATTTCACCAATGCTGCAAGGAACAGAATGCTTGCATTACTTGCATTACTTCTGCGTGCTTCGCTTGGAAGAAATATGTCCAAGCTTCGCTCCACACACACCACCGACATTATACAGGGAGTTCGTAAGACTCATGctttgttgttgatgttgactgGAGCTCTGCGGGTTCAGACACGACTGCTACTTTCTTCGGGGCTGGTGTAGCGGGTAGCTCAGCTCGAACATCTCCCCTATCAGCCTGCTTCCTGCGGTTCCGCACGAAAAAGCAGGCAGCGACTGCGATGATCATGATTGCCCCAACGGATACCCCGGCTCCGATTCCTGTCTTCGCACTTGTGGACAATCCTTGACTACTTTCCTCCAGCATAGGATCGGGAATCGCTGTCATCGTCATTGTCGTCTTGGGTTGTTCTGTGGTGGACAGGGAGCTATTTGAGACTGAGGTGCTAGTAATGGTTCCAGGTctaatagtagtagtactagGTATCGACGATGTCATAGACACAAGGGTAGTCCAGGTGGTAAGGGTAAAACCATCGACTTTGGCGAGTTCTTTGACACTCGATGTCGGTATCCAGTCGGCATTCCATATCCTCACGAATGCAGATGGACCCAGAAGACGTGTAACATGCTCAGGCGCAAACGCAATAGAACGGGCGTTAAGTTTAACTATTGCATGTGGGACAATATTGTATCCTTCTTGCCCAATCTGAAAATCGGCCTCCAAAGGGTCGTGCGAGGAGTTGTATTTCCATCTCACTATGAGGCCATCCATAGCGTTTAGTCGATCGCCTTGGGCTGGTTGGATAATCTCGACGCCTTGTTTGTGAGTAAGCAGAGAGCATTTCGACTGGATGAGAGCGTCCGTTTATACTCTAAGGGCTGCAGTCGGGCTAAGGAACTTGAGTACTCACCGTGAACAAGAGTCAgcagaggaaagagaagcacTAATATCTGTAGAAAAAACATCATAGCTCGCTGGGGATTATACATTCTGATCAAGCCCTACCATATCATGGAGGGCTGCTCACAGTCACGAATCGACAGTGCtaggaggaaggaaagggtaATATGTCTCTATGTTCCACCGGGTTAAGGCAATGTCTTCGCGGAGCCACTGCATAAATGAAGCCACTTCACCCATGTTGGGTCTTGCATAAGCCGAAGCGGTCTGAGAAGCCCAGAATTCATGTTTCAGTCATTATTGGTTGTATAAAGCTGTTGGATGCCTAGCCTCAGAGCACAATATGCGGCTGAGACGGTACCCATGGTTGCACTGATTTGAGCCTTTATTGGACAATGTCCAGTGTGGCATGCTTGCTTGCTCTGGCTAGGTAGGCTGTGTATCTATCCTGAGAATACTGTTTCGTTTCGCTGATAGCGATACCCGGTGGTGTAGAGAGTCAGGGCACCACACTATCAAGGCGCATGTAAAGGTCGCCAGGGGGCCGTAAATCGGTATCAATAACACCGATATTCTGCTCAGGAGCATCAATTCTACGATGAAAAATACTACTGCTGTATATTACGCTGTTAGCAAAATGTCCATCAAGTAGGAAAACAAAGAGCCTAGAGGTGGCCTACCATAAATGTTGACATCCTTGTGTGATTAGTGGGTGTTGATGTACCACAGCATGTGTGTGCTTGACAAATAATGAGATTAGTCGCGAAATTGATTAGTACGTTAGGAATAGAACAACAAAGCGGCCTCGCACGACGTGGTTAGTATATGCGACTCTGTAACAACAGTGTGTAGCCAGATTCTTTCTAGGCCACTACAACAAAGGGTCAGGAGATTTCAAGTCCGAAACACTTTATATGACTGGCTAACCCGCTGTCACTCCGACTCACTCGTGACCATCTAGTAGACGAGGGTGCTTTTCTAAAATAACAGAGGACTACTGATGATACAAATCAGTTGTAAGTCGGTTGACTTGGTTCAGTGTAGATATAATGACAATTTATAGTAGTCAAGGCAGAGTATAGTTGATTCAGTCTCATAGGTAAACCGTAAAACTGCCTTGTAAACTGCTATCAGAGACTCTCCTCGACTCTGGCAACCTTTCCTGTTTCAACCTCGTACAGAAATCCCGTGATAGGAACATCCAGAATGAGAGGACTCGCTCTCAGCACTTTTGTATCATCAAGAACACTTTGCTTGAGATCACCAAGCGGCAAGAATGCAATATGATCAGCATCTTGGCCAAGATCCGATCTGATTTTGCCCCGGATCACCTCATCAGTAAATGTGAGCATCCCACAATCAGTCTAGAGTTATCCAAGATATCAGTGAGTATAACTTTCTTCAAACAATCTGGCCCCCCCTTCCACGAGTACCATGCGCTCCCACATACATGATGAACAATCACAATTTCCCGGGTGGCTAGCAACTGCTGTGAGATGATGATACTTCGCAGAGCATCTGCTACGCGACCACCGGCATTTCGAATCACATGGGCATCGCCCTCCTCAAGACCAAGAGCGCGAGCCGGATCTTGGTCTCAGTCAGTGAAACACGAATGTATAAGTGCTGCGATAGATTCCGAATCTCACCTAAACGAGCATCCATACATGCCACGATGGCAACCTTCCTACCAAGCCGGATTGACTTTATCAGGCCTTGAACTTGTGCTAATGATAGACCACCACAGGGGGTATCTGAGTGAAAGGACTATGTGCTTACCGTTTAGGAGGAAGCTGGAGGTCACCTTTGTTGAAAGACGCAGCGTATTCAGCATTGGCGACCCCAAGTTCTTTTGCGACAGACATGGCAATATACGACAGGTCTTGACGGATGGAGTTGTTGGCTTCTCAAGGCCTTGAGATGGTTCAAGCTATGGAgaaccccccccccctctccccCGGCCCTCGCGCTTAGACGATGTATAATATTTATACTGTCACCGGGATTCGAACACGAGGGCATGAGCGTGGATAATTGTCGATTGCTTCAATTCTGTCTTGATTGCGTGATAGGACTCTTACTCTGAATAAGACCCAATTAACACcctcattcctcttccacgCCGTATTCTTACTTTCTCCAATTTCCCATTATACAACGCGGGGCTTATAGCTATTCGAAATATTGTCAGAATATTTCGAACAGCATCATGATGATGCGAAAATTTTCCATCCCTAGAATACCGGTGCTGCTAGGGAGCCAATGACTAACAGGGCTTTTACGCACTATTGCTGTCTCTACGATGCCCTGGCTAGGATACCATTGTCTAAGTCACATAAGCAGGGTTAAATAAGATACGGATGACTCGGTCGGAACTGTCATAAGAATATCTATGTTTGGATTATGTATTCTAACCTGTTGACGGGGGACACGGTACGCCGTCTTGTAGGCCAGGCAACTGGAACCTATGCCTTACTAGGTATAAAGTACTACCTGATTTTGTTTCATCCATCTTCTCGAGTTCCGAGATTGTCTCGGATTTCAGAGCTGTCTCGAGTTCCAGAGCGAATGGCGTCACAGAGAACTGCCGCGAATCAGGGTCGTAGGTTATCCAACGATTGAACTGAAAGATGtcagcaccagcatccaCATTATCACTTGAGAACGAGCACATACCTTCGCCAGCCTCACACCCAACCAGAGACACCGGTACATTCTAGAGATACTCAGGGACTCTCGTTCGACATTCCGCCCATCTTCATCGGAAGGACAGTTCTCAAAGAACGACGAAGGATAATAACCTTGGCTCCAGAGCTGGCCACGAATGAGGAAGTCTTCCGGAAGCCAACTTGTTTCATTAGAAATAGGGAATTCGGTCCCCTCGATCAAGTTGAAGTCAAATTCGTCCAGCGAGGTCAACCAACCCTGAACCAGTCTCTGAAGAAAGCTCGGTTGAATGATcatattgaggaagatgacaatTCGGTTCCAAGGAACTACGGCTTCAACACATTTCATACCAGACGCGGTATAGGACAGACACCATAGGAATGCCAGAGATGTATGGAGTGCGGGGAATAGATTCATGTTGTTAACATGTTCAAGCATAACGGAGAACGTCTCAAAAGCAAGGCAAGACCCATAAGCCAACTGGGAGGGATCCTTCTGAGCCCCAAGGGTGAGGAGACTAGTCACAGCCTGACGAGCACTTGTGACGGGGTCTTCAGCAGCAGAGAGGCTCTCAAATGGCTTTGGATTCTCGGTAGCCACTTGGTGATATTCAGCGCATAGGAGAGAATCACTGTTACTGTATTCTAGCATTGCCGCAAAATTAGAAGATGTGAGGTAAACTCCCTGCATTCTGAAAGTCACGCCCACACGGGGAATATACTTTTCCAGGGAAGACAAGAACTCATCCGCTGATTTAATAAAATGAACTGCAGTAGCTTGCGCAAATAGAAAGCCATGGGCGGACACAAAGGCAGTCGTAACATGGGGGTAGCCAATTACTCTTGGGCCTTGCAAGAGCGGGCTAAAGAAGCGCAGGATACTTACCCTGGTGCGTGGGAATGGACGCACACTAACCAGGGATTTCGTGTAGTAAAACAGCTGTTGGACAATATCAGGCCGGGCTAGAACCCCGAGATGATGTTGGATCCTGCCGACATCAGGGTTCTTATCTACTGCCTTGTTGTACCAATATCTTGCTATTCCAACCCAGATCTCATGATCTAGCAAGCCACGTTCTTCAATAACAACCCCATATCTTGACAAGTCCCCAAGGCACTCGATCCATGTTTCTTCAAATGCCGGGACGGTCTCTAACAGCAGTGTCAACATTGAGTAAGCCAGATAAATGAACGTCAGCATGTGCTCGAGGGAATCGGGAAGTCGACGGTGTAATAATTCTAAAAATGTCTGGATTCCGTAGCGCCACATACGAGCTGGAACATTGTACTTTTCGGATGATTTCCTCAACGCTAGGTTAGCCGACGGATGTTGCGAGGCCATGAAAAAATCGTGATGCTCTTGGAGTAAGGTTCGATGTAAGGCGATCAAGGCTTGCCATTGTTGATGGGACAACTCGCTTTCCTGTACAAATTGTTGCTTGACAATGTCGATacacttcttttccaccatGACGAGCCCGGCGTAGATTCCTCGAACCTCATTGGCTAATTGATCTTCTGTTATAGGATGAGTTTCTGGCTGTAAGATGATCCCAGTTGATTCTATACCTCCAGCTACCGCAGAGTGCCCTCCAACCATCTTCTGTTCATGGCTCAAACTCTCTCTAGATTCGTTTGATACAGGCTCGGAAGCCATAGCGCCCTGTGTAAGGTTCGCATTCGGTATTTGCGGGCTTTCATTCAAAATCTGGTTGGAGTCACTTTGGTGGTGCGTTTGTGAAAATTCCCCACTGAGATCGCCCGGCGATTTGATAGAAGCACTACGAGAGTGGGTATCGGTTCCGTTAATGCGGGCCTTTGCCATTGGATTTTCTGTTATTGGCCTGCGGATTGGATGATCGGGAGAGACGCTGGACGGCCCCCGTCTGCTTTGCCGTGACTGACAACGCCTCTTGTTCGGAGATACCCATTCGCTATCTGGATCGCTTAGACCATCCGCGATATAACCAGTCGGAACATCACCAGTAGACTCAAGTCTCTTCAAAAGGGATGAACTGGTGGAGTGGCGCGCCTGGTTGGTGGAAGATGACCCTGCTGGGGACCCAGCATCCGATACTATTGGTACAACCGGCTTCCTGCGCTAAAGGTCAACAACTTGCTGCAATGGTCGGTGAGCCGCTGGTGGCATCCTCGACACATCCTTTAACGGTCGCCACCTAACGATGTGTGAATTACTCACTTGGAGAAGTCTGCCTCGATACCAACTTCGGGAGAACCAAAATGCTGGTCTCTTACGGAATCTCGGATTCGTAAAGGAAAAGCTTCCCGATCATCATTATCGTCGCTCATTGTAGTTGGTAGAAGCATAGACGATATGTCATCTGGCTCCGTTAGCGGCTAAACTTCGAAATTCCAGAAAATATCAGGCTCAAGAGAAACAGGAtgttaaaaagaaaaaagaaaaggtcttTTTCATTTACCAATGGTGAATTAGAGTATACTAGATGTGTAAAATGAACCAAGCTTGCTTGACAcgaggaaagacagacaagGTTAGAAAGAGTTGATCCTTTGTCACAGAGCCTCCTGAATTGTGCAAAATCTATGATGATATATTGGAGGCTCTGGAGCACGTTGCagaagagatatataacGAAAAAGTGGGTCTAATTATGGTACAAAGAGAATATCCAAAAGCTTACCTGGGACAAAGAGGTTACttatgaaggaaagagggaggTAATATTATGGGTTAGGCAACTagcctcatcttccatcCATCTGCCTAGTAGATAAAACGAGCAAATTAGCTCGGGACGCGGTGCATTGACACACGGAGAGAACCCACAACTATGGGAATATCACGACGTGACTCAAAGAGCGAAAAATAAGAACAGTTAAGATATGGAGCAAAAAGTGACAAACATGGTGTTGAAGAGAGAGGTTGAAGGCGGAGAGGGGCAGCAGGAAATCGTCCCAAAGCTGGCTGGGGTTATACTTACTTAATAATGCCTGATATTCCAAGTCAAAGCAAGCCACTTCCGGGATAGTCAGCCCGCCTTTCAGTTGCCTTTCCAGACTATTGTGTTTGTTGCTTACCGGTTGATCCCTGAGTGATTTCTGCCGccggggaaaacaaaaatctTTTatttaatcttttttttcaagGATCCTACCAATGTACGATAACTAATCTGGGTACTGCATTGAAGATCAATTCTAATCTACGAGATATATCGGACGTGAAGAGAATCGAACAGAACCGCTCCAACCAGTGGCAGCGCCACATTATTATGTGGCGCACCCATGATGCCGCTCTATG includes the following:
- a CDS encoding uncharacterized protein (permease of the major facilitator superfamily); this encodes MSNKGEEKTTTRRAAKTVEEKYADVTLRIIEDHGDEFGPLSPEKEKKLRRKLYLNIMVLLSAINIVLFIDKSTLGYAAILGLFEETGISKKQYNDLNTVFYIVIRGYLAAQWPGHYLMQRLPFGKFVSVIVFLWAAVIFLHCVATKFAGLVVLRLALGAVEAVIVPAMEMTIGMFFNRQEQSFLQPILWVTCQGAPIVAGFIAYGLLYSHSAVLPWKLFMIVTGGVTFFLSIWVWFCYPSNPAEARFLTLEEKVHVIRRVHDSSQSSIEQKRFKRSQFVETLRDPVSWLFALQAFTLMYSNNLTYGQQNLLTTSLGVSQLGSTLVAVAGGGFGVVLCIVATFVLKWFPKYLAIHGLFWCIPAIAGGIGMVAIPWDNKLALLACMLLAGHTYGITYIIALGWTTSSAAGYTKKLTRNVMFMLGYSVGNLVSPQIWVPSAAPRYYGAWVSMIVISWAGTPAILCIIWFILARRNEERRKWIAELSDSEREEGCVEQLDENGQIVRRKVDLAMLDLTDLENKFFIYPL
- a CDS encoding uncharacterized protein (predicted protein); amino-acid sequence: MSYNNRDNDFGSSQSGGYGGNDSYGSRQGNDSYGSSGVGSDSYGSSSRSGNSGLGGSDSYNSSSRSGGNDSYGSSGNNNSSYGSSDRDNYGSSNDSYGSSNRKDNDSYGSSHNTSSSKQHGNDSYGSKKDSYGSSTDSYGSGSKNDSYGSSRDNDNDSYGSKKDNYGSSSGSYGSKNDNSYGSSGDSYGSKNDNSYGSKNESSYGSKSDSYGSSRRDNDNDNSYSSNKDSYGSSNDSYGSKNDSYGSKNDNSYGSKNESSYGSNNDSYGSSRRDNDNSYGSSGSRGSNRDNDNSYGSSGDSYGSKNDSYGSSRRDNDSSSYGSSGNNYGSKNDNYGSSGSNNRSDSYESSGRSGYGNSGY
- a CDS encoding uncharacterized protein (predicted protein) — its product is MSDDNDDREAFPLRIRDSRLESTGDVPTGYIADGLSDPDSEWVSPNKRRCQSRQSRRGPSSVSPDHPIRRPITENPMAKARINGTDTHSRSASIKSPGDLSGEFSQTHHQSDSNQILNESPQIPNANLTQGAMASEPVSNESRESLSHEQKMVGGHSAVAGGIESTGIILQPETHPITEDQLANEVRGIYAGLVMVEKKCIDIVKQQFVQESELSHQQWQALIALHRTLLQEHHDFFMASQHPSANLALRKSSEKYNVPARMWRYGIQTFLELLHRRLPDSLEHMLTFIYLAYSMLTLLLETVPAFEETWIECLGDLSRYGVVIEERGLLDHEIWVGIARYWYNKAVDKNPDVGRIQHHLGVLARPDIVQQLFYYTKSLVSVRPFPRTRVSILRFFSPLLQGPRVIGYPHVTTAFVSAHGFLFAQATAVHFIKSADEFLSSLEKYIPRVGVTFRMQGVYLTSSNFAAMLEYSNSDSLLCAEYHQVATENPKPFESLSAAEDPVTSARQAVTSLLTLGAQKDPSQLAYGSCLAFETFSVMLEHVNNMNLFPALHTSLAFLWCLSYTASGMKCVEAVVPWNRIVIFLNMIIQPSFLQRLVQGWLTSLDEFDFNLIEGTEFPISNETSWLPEDFLIRGQLWSQGYYPSSFFENCPSDEDGRNVERESLSISRMYRCLWLGVRLAKFNRWITYDPDSRQFSVTPFALELETALKSETISELEKMDETKSGSTLYLVRHRFQLPGLQDGVPCPPSTG